Within the Drosophila miranda strain MSH22 chromosome Y unlocalized genomic scaffold, D.miranda_PacBio2.1 Contig_Y2_pilon, whole genome shotgun sequence genome, the region ctcgtgtcttttgggtcctaatgttaggaccctccatagaacagctttttggtcgctcatgcaacatcttggtattgtatagtctttggtcaAACGAATAAAACGTAAGAGAAAAGTCGTTCATATTgataaattttgatattccgttgaataatgctgactaactaaaACCCTTAGCTCtacccacataattttagccCATTAATGAATAATGTTTCTATAATATTAACTACTTTTAAGATCTATTTTGTATTTGTGTGTCTAAAACAAGGTCTGAACAAAAAATGTCAACAAAAAACAGTGGCAACGTAAGTAAGTAGGGAATGTCACGTCATTTCTTGCTTGTAgctgtataccctattttaatttaatatgaaGATACTGTTTTCCAACCTTAGTAAAGACCTTTGCCCATATTGATATGTTTTAGACGTATTCATTCAGTTGATaagtatcttgtatatatatcCTGATCCTGAGAAGACAATAAAATGTCGTTGAAATAGTTTtaaaacagaaactgaaatGACAAACATTCTCTCAGTTCTATATATCCATTTCCCCAGGGTATCCAAATGTTGCTCAATCCGCGCCAAGCTGTTGCCGATTTCTCGGCACATGAGTCTGTCTCATTTGAGCTGTCTGGGATTTTATTTGGTGTTGCCATAACGGTTGAATTCAATACTTTGGTTTGAGCGCGAAATTTAAAAAGTAATGTCCAATTGATGATTATTTTAAATTCAGTTCTTTGTACAGAGCGGATCCTTGTCGCGCCAATTTATCTGCCATTTCGTTGCCTTTAATGCCCTTGTGGGCCTCCACATAGTTCTAACGGAAACAACacataacaaaaaaaaaaatcaatgtAAGCGAAATACAAACCCATTTTACTTTGATGTCCTTGTTTTGGAGTAGCTCGTCCAGCTCTTTAAAATCAACTACATTCTTTACCGGCTGATTGTTTGCCAACATCCAGCCCCTGCTCTTCCAGCCTTGCACCCACAAGGTGATAGAGTTGATCAGGAACTGAGAGTCCGTGTAAATGCAAAGCTTCCCAATGCCTAAATTCCGTGCTGTCTTAATGGCATGAATCGCTGCCTGTATCTCGCCCACGTTATTTGTGACGCGTCCGCTCACTGGTTTAGCTGCATTTCTGCATGGGCATTTAGCAAAGAATTTAATAGCTTTACAGCTTGTGATTGTCGCCAAAATAGACTCCATACCCGGCACATGCACCTTTGCGACCATTTCCTATACAagagccgtctgtgtatacAATGACATAGCCCTCAGTGTCGATTTCAAACTCAAATTCGCCGACGTGCTTGAGACCAGCTGCTTCCGCAACTCGGGATACATGACGAGGTACTTTCTTTTGCCTATCGTCGCTGTCGTCCCCTTTGCGTTTCTTTGTCGCCACATAGAACGAAAAAGAGAGCTTAACGCATACATTTCAAACTAAAGTTCTGTTCTTGGTTACCAGATTACTACTGCTACCCTCCACTTCATTCATGGCTGCATTCTAGAAgtaaaacacacaaaaatatGAAGCCTCAATCGCAGCCGAACATATTGTCTTGCTTACCAGCTCGTCCTCCACCAGGTCGTGATCTTCGTCCGGCCATGCTTCTGTATATTGAGGCTTCTGTGGCTTGATAGTACCCCAGTTGGCTGGCGGAGGCTGCTTTTGTCCCAGCGGCACTGCTACTTCGTGGGGTGCGTAGGATCCTTTAATGTTAACGAATTGCTCCGCTTCCTGGCGTGTGTTGAATTTCTTATACACTGCATTCTTGAAGCCCTTCACTTGCTGCTCACATTTGTCCCAAGTGTCATAGATTCGCGCCTTTCGCCCATTCGCCACAGCATAGAATGCCATTGTTCGCTGGATTCGCAAGGAACGGAGTAGCAACAACATGTTAAgtgtaataaataaatattttttttttttttttttttttagggcTTAAGTTACTAAGCTACCCGTGAGTAACGTGGGATTATTTGGCCGCCCGCCTTTtgaaggtggaaattgccaagtcaaagaatagaagatgttggagtactgtttatagctttacatcaatttcgtcgatgaagtcaattagtgtttagtacgcgctgatgttttctttttcaaagaatttgtaaatatcattatattttcttagagatgggaagttttgccttgttgtgttgtactttgtacaattgaaaattaaatgcgaggcgttatcgatactatcgcatgTATCACATGTTTTGTAGGCTCTGCACACTGAGCCCATCCCGTGGGAATGGTGGGATTTTTTGACAGATGTCGGAGTTTCACCCAAAATACGTCAAGTGCCGAGTGATCCGGAGTATGGGCAACAGTCTGTACGAGCTGGAGACGTTGCAAGGCTCACGTATTGGGGTGTTTCACGCAAAGTATCTGAAGCAGTAGCCCAGGCATCTCAGTCTATGGAGCCAGAGGCTCTCAATCTCAGGGTGTGGGCGATGGCCTACGTTTGGGGCCCCTTAATTGAAAAAGCCCGCTAGCTTGGCACTCCCGTTTCGGCGGAGTAATCCTGGAAACGGTAGTGTggtgttatgggcggttttggagagagcctataggtatcagggctggggaagaaagagacagcggcatctacagtggatcctgggaagcagtggcagagttgcgtgggagaaaaggaaacggggcgaggaagaaaaaagagagagtttccggtggagaatagtggaggccgcacgtgccctaaaagaaaaaaaggaaaaaaaattggtgatcgtggagacgacgatcccaccaagacatcagcggcaggcatcaacatcagcagaagcggcggacatcggcagcagcatcccggtactggccaggccgggaAACTGatgcgagaaccgtcagcggagcaccggcaccaagggaccgtcagcggagcaccgactggagacacgtttctgtccccacacaccaccccccccggggaaagaatccggacttcaaagcagaaatacacacacacgattcacacacacccaccttcatccacccacatcacacacaacccacgcatgtataccctcattcataacacatcacataacatcaccacatttcacacatctacacccgtccgacccacaattaaacaaaatatcACGATCATACAAAAAACACCACTATTAAACGTAAACATCAGCAAGCATCAGGAAGCAACAACCTCTATCAAAGGGGGCTGCCAACTCGGCCGAAATagggtttattttttttgttagtatttttgtgttagtatttgtttcctttatataaacctagattattaattattattaaataataatgttcaagataaataagaaaatataatggatataaaaggaatatttgaaaagagtcatgagtgaatagaaaacggtagttgggtgggacgagagcgagaagaagagcgggaccctgattatgaaaagggagcgaattcaaaaggtggcgctcatggaagggtgggaccctgctagggataacgaaaccaactatccccgctgacgaaagtgccaacgaggacaagtctgtcctataaattagatttgtttttttttgtatgtttttttgttttgttcaatccgtcccctggcttatcgggtcggaaacacccctgacttccccgtgagctagctgggaacgataggccagggtggcaaagaggcggatcataacaaGGCACTTCGTCCAAAAAGCAGGGTTAATTTTTGGGATCCCCGGGCACTACTCGGAGGAACTGCTAGCGGAGCTTGTAACCTCGGATATCCCAATTGAGGAGATAGTTCGGATTACGCGAAGGTATAGAGCATCGGGGGAACGTGTACCTACTGGCAGGGTGAAACTCTGGTTCAGAGGAGAGCAGTTACCAaccaaaatcaattttctatattcTAAAGTAGAAGTGAAACCTTTTGTTCAGCTTATTCAatgtttcaggtgttttaggTTTGGCCATCTGGCGCAACATTGCAAGAGTGGAGCGAAATGTTTCAAGTGCGGACAAGATCACAGCAAAGATATTATCTGCTCAGGGCTGGTCTGTGCTAACTGCAAGGGGGAACATGCTGCCACCCACCCGCAGTGTGAGGCCAGGAAAAAAGCGTACGCCATTTAAAAGTGTATGACACTGGAAAACCTAACTAGAGCTGAGGTCAAGGCTAGATATCCGATCCTTTTTGATAGACCTTCCCCCAACCTAAGGGATCAAGGGgaatttcctacacccagtTGGCAATCTAACCGCTCCCCTGAATTCTTAAATAACAGCTTAGAGTCCGCCAGGGAAATTCATTCTGTCACCTCTTTCGCGGAAGTGACCAAATCCAATAGGGTTGCCGCCCGGAACGCAGAGGCGGTcaaggcagcagccaacatggcagagtggaagaactcaataaactcagactGCGTCCAAATGAGCGAGAAATTTGTTAGATCTTCATCCGTGGCATCTTCTCTGGCCCAGGATAAGCTAAACGCACTAGGATccaaactcacagcgttcctgATTGATCCAAACAACATCATTAAAGGGGATtctttagcgaataaatttattaaggaAATTAGAGAATTTGTCAATGCTTCCAACGCAGAACTAGATAGGCGTCAGATTGCCCAAGGGATGGCAGTTGGTTCTCAAAACATCCAACAATGAAGATTCTTCAGCTAAATATTCAAAGTCtgacacacaacaacaacaaacagctccTCTCAATGTTCCTAGACAAGAACGCAATAGATATTGCCATCCTCTCAGAGATTTGGGTGCTGAACAACGCGGACCGCAGCATTTTAGACTAACTTTTTCTGCAGGCCCAGAGAGGACGGCTACGGCGGGGTTGGCATCTACGTCAGGAAAAACATTCAATtcagcattttaaaaatagagaacgacttggaaattttaggaataaaaacattaaacctcaagagcaatttcaatatttttagcaTATATGCACCGCCATCAACAACAGTTTCACAGTTTAAATCGGgcacaaaaaagtttttcgaATTCGCGGCTTCGCTTGACATACCCTCAATAGTGggcggggacttcaacgctagGTCTTCTATCTGGGGAAGTCCGATCTGTGATCGCAAGGGTCGCAGCATTGAGAATTCCACCCGGTAGGCCGGATTTATCTGCCTAAACGACGGTTCGCCAGCCAACCTTCTCCAGGAGCCCATCTCAATTCTCCGTTCTTGACCTTTCTTTTTCGAACTACAGAAATGGAACTATTACTTGGCAAgtcctcaaaaaaaaaattacgaATGCCAACCATTTCCCAATTGTATTATCAGTGCAAGGCCTAAATGCCCCCCTCCAAGGCAAGAAGATCCTTCACAACAGAATAGCCCGGATTCTGGGTGCAAGTGATTTCTCAAATCTGGAGGAGCTCAATGAAAAAGTGAAATCCCTGACCTTAAAAAAAACGCTCACATTCCCAAGCAAGAACAAGTACGTTGCTAAGAAATGGTGGAACGAGGAAACGGAAAAACTTTTTCGCGTGAGAAACGCTTGCAGGCAAAAATTCTACCTCACCAAAAAATTGGCTGATGCCAGAGCAACCTTAGAAGCTGACAAAAATCTACAAAATCACGTAAAAATCTTAGAAAGCGCAACTTTtccaagtttatagaagaggtCTCCTCATCGCCCTCTATGTGGAGCAGGGTGAAGAACATCAAAAAATACGGTCAAATCAAAAATGTAGGGAACAAATGGACGAACGAAGATGACAAAAACTTTCTCAATATGGTTAAAGTAACCCCATCCACGTCAAACAGTAGGCCCCCTAAATTCCTGCCCCTTTGTTAGGACCAGACGACCCGGAACCCCTGGAACTggaagaattcctggccttcctAAAAACCACGAACCCCAATTCGGCTAGAGGCCCTGATGGCATCTCGTTCAGGATGCTTCAAAAGCTACCAAGTGGGAAAAAACAAgacatttttgaaattataaataaagtaTGGCTGAGTGGCGTCATCCCTGAGTCTGGCGCAGGATAAAAGTGGTACCCATCCCCAAGAAGAATGCAGACCCTACTTCCTTCCAAAACCATAGGCCGATTTGTTTGATTAACACGCTGTTTAAATCCATAGAGGGGTTGATAAAGTTGAAGTTGGACGAGCACATAGCAAACTGTGACCTGCTGCCGGTCAGGTCCTATGCCTTCAGGAGAAACAGGTCCACGGCTCTTTGCATCAACGACCTTATCAACAAAGTTCTGGCGCTGAAGGCGAGGGGTTGTCAGGTTGTCGCAGCTTGCCTAGATTTACAAAGAGCGTTCGACTGCGTAAGAGTGGACACACTCGAGCACAGGATGAGGGATATGCGGTTCAATACAAGCCTCACGGCTTGGATCTCCAGCTTCCTTAACAGACGAATTCTCATAAAGGGCAAAAGCGAGGTAGAGGTGAACAGAGGTGTTAGCCAGGGTAGCTGTCTCAGCCCAACCCTTTTTAACCTTT harbors:
- the LOC117193552 gene encoding ribonuclease H1-like gives rise to the protein MAFYAVANGRKARIYDTWDKCEQQVKGFKNAVYKKFNTRQEAEQFVNIKGSYAPHEVAVPLGQKQPPPANWGTIKPQKPQYTEAWPDEDHDLVEDELNAAMNEVEGSSSNLKRKGDDSDDRQKKVPRHVSRVAEAAGLKHVGEFEFEIDTEGYVIVYTDGSCIGNGRKGACAGYGVYFGDNHKLNAAKPVSGRVTNNVGEIQAAIHAIKTARNLGIGKLCIYTDSQFLINSITLWVQGWKSRGWMLANNQPVKNVVDFKELDELLQNKDIKVKWNYVEAHKGIKGNEMADKLARQGSALYKELNLK